TTCCGCAGTTTGCCACAAATAACGCTACTTTAAATTATATGGCTGACGGAATTACCTTAGACACCAGTTTGCGTACGGCCATGATTGAAGAAGTCAAAGACCTGAGCGCCTACGTTTATCGCAATAACATGTCATTCTTAGATCTTTTCACTTCTAATGTTTCTTTTGCGCGCGATAGTCGTTTAGTCAGTATCTACGGCGTTACTAATCCAGCTCCTGCGAACGTGACACCAACAAATGCCATTCGTTTCCCGTCAGGGGAAAGAGCAGGGGTGTTAACGCGCGCCGCTTTGTTAGTGGGTGGAAGTGAGCTTGCTAATCCAATTAAGCGTGGAATCAGAATCCGAAAAGACATTCTTTGCCTGTCTTTAGAAAATCCGCCAGCAGATCTTACTAATGCGCTTGAACCGCCACCAGCGGATATCAACATGACGACTCGTCAGCGATATGATCATGCGACCAATCCTACTGCCTGCATGAACTGTCACCAATATATAAATTCATTAGGGCATGCATTGGGAGCTTACAATTCATTCGGTAAAACATGGGTGCAAGAGCCGATCTTTGATGAAAACGGTGCTTTCACCAATAGATATTTACCAGTAAATACATTCGTTGATTTAAGCACGAGTATTGCGCCGGGGCTTAATGCCAATGGTCCGCTTGAGCTTTCAACTCAAGTGGCTAACCAGCATTCAACGCTGAAATGTTTTTCCGAAAAAGCTTTGCGCTTTACTGAAGAAAGAACTGAGAACGTAAGCAAAGAAGGCTGTCGCCTGAATAACCTTTATTCAAAGTTAAAACAGTCGCAATCACTTAAAGATTTTTTTAAAAGCATGGCCCAAGACCCCGAGTTCCGCCATCGACTTATGCAATAGGATAGGGAAGTTCGTATGAAGTATAATAAAATGTCACGACGAATGTTTCTGCAGGGTGCTGGTCAAATGCTTCCTATTCCTTTTTTAGTTTCGCTTTTGCCTAGGGAACTTTGGGCGCAATCAACATCGGGTGCAGCGGTAAAGCGCTATATTGGTGTATCAAGTAACTTTGATTACGGCAGACACTCAAACTGGTTTCCGACGATGAATAGACCTGCATTGACGTTAAGCCCTGGGAATGGTGATCGTGATGTTTATTATGCCCCACTTTCATCGTACTTAACTTCGTCAACGGCGAACTTATCTAGAGTTTTTGGTAATCATCTAAACTCTAATATCAATAGCATCAACATCATTCGCGGTTTGGATTTATCTACACGCATTGCGCACGGTAATGGTCATATCTTCGGAAATTTCCAAGCCAATGATAACCACGAAGCAAACTCTAGCCAATGTTCTGCTATTCGCACGATTGACCAAGTCTTACGCGACAGTGCGAAATTTAATACTTCGGGTAAAGACGTGGCAGTCCTTGGTAATGATGGACGGTCCTGGCGCAGAGACTCTTCAGGAAATATTGTTCGCGCAAACTTAGTCGCGAATAACTTGCGGGGAACTTACAACTATCTTTTTAATAATGGAAGTCTTCCGGAAACGACGGGAACATCGCAAACAACTGCGGCTCATCCCCGTGCGGCGAGTATGAATGGCATCATGGAGGACTATACCCGGGTTCGTAACAGTCGTCAGATCAGTGCTGGTGATAGAACTGCATTAAGTAATGCTATGGACCTTTTATCTGACATTCAACGTGGTCTTCAAGGTACGACAACTCAAGCTGGTGGTACTTGCAGCCATCGTTCCATGAATAATCTTAGCAGTACTGGAATCTACATGATGAACGAAGCGCAAATGACGACATTTGCAAATATGATCGTCGCAGCCATCATGTGTGATGTTACTAGAATCTTTATGTGGAACGGATGGGTGAATGAAGATTTATTCGATACCCACCCTTCAGAAGATTTCCATCAAGGCCACAGCCATATTCCGTTTTCGACAGTGAACGGTCAGTTGAACTGGCAATACATGGGTGATGTGCAAAGATCTTTCGTCAGAGGTTTCATCGCTCCACTAGTAAATGGCTTAGCTGGCGCGGTGGATCCTTCCAATGACCAAAGTTATTTATATAACTCGCTTGTACATTTCACCCTTGAGGCATCACAAGTTCACAGTCCGAACTATCAACCTTGTATGTTAGCCGGTAACGCTGGTGGAATCATCGGGTTATCTTTTAGACTACACGGATCGCACGCGAGTAAGTCCGTGGTGTGCAGATTCGTTTGAAACGTCTGCTGGCGAGCGATTCTCTGAAGAATATGTCGGTGTTCCAATGAACAGGGTGTTTAATACCATCTTGCAAGCCATGGGTTTAAGCCCGGCTGATTATGAAAGTTCAAGCTTGAACACGTCTTTCCAAAATGTTTCTAACGGAAGATACGGAGCTGCCAATAACGGAATCGCCAGTATGGGCGGCTACGGTCATTGGGGGCCAGGAACTTCCAGTTATGGTAATGACTACCTAACGCGAGCCGCACTTTATAATCTTCATAATTTTAAGAGAGTTTTACCGATGCCTTCGCGCTCTGCAGGGTCTTAGTCCTACTAAAAATGTACTTTTTAAGGCTGTTCGTCTATCCTAGCCGTCGTGCAAACTCGCATTGAAGGCTTTATTTTTACCGGGACTAGTTTAGATTTGGCGGACCGCCAAGTCCTTAAACTTTATGGCCAGTCAAACCAAGGTTCTTTTCTGGTCACTATTGATCAATTTCAAAATTATTTTTTCGTTGAAGCCAATAAACCCACTTCAATCCGAAGTCTCAATGGGCACTGGGCAGAAAAAGTTTCTTGTTCTAGCCAAGCCATCTTATTAGATAAAAGACGGAAATTTGAAAGCGAAGGGTTACGAACCTTTGAAGCTGACATAAAACCTTTAGACCGCTTTTTAATGGATAATCGAATTTTCGCTCAAGTCACTGTGGAAGGTGACGGCGTTATGAAAAACGGTCTTCTGACTTTTATTAATCCAAACATCACTCCTGGTAACTACTATCCTGATTACAAAATTTTGTCTTTTGATATCGAGACGGGAAGAGATGGCAGAATTCTTTCACTTGCCTATTGTGCGCGAGGTAAAGAATTTGATGAGCGGAGAACCATTGTGTTGGGTTCTGGTGCTGAAACTCCAGACGTTAAGTTTTCTAAGGACGAAAAAGGCATTCTATTATTCTTCCAAGAAGCCATGCAAAGAATTGATCCAGACATCGTCACGGGCTGGAATGTTATTGGGTTTGATTTAAATTTTATATTCAACAAGTCCCAACAATTAAAGACTCCACTTGTTTTAGGCCGTGGCACGCGTCCTTTTAACATGTTTAAAAACGCTCGGGGTGAATGGTTTGTGAATCTTGAAGGCCGCGTTGTTGTAGACGGCCCCCGCGCGCTTAAAATGAATTTCTTTAGTTTTGAAAGTTACAGCCTTAATAACGTTTCAAAGGATGTTTTAGGTGATTCCAAAGACATTGACGAAGATGAGGGTATAAATAAGTGGGATGAGATCGAACGCCGCTTCCGTGAAGATAAAATGGCATTAGCTCGTTATAACGTGAAGGATGCTGTATTAGTTTTAGATATCTTTGAAAAAACCAAACTTATCGATCTGCTATTAACTCGCTCTTATATCTCGGGACTTCTTTTAGAAAGAGTCGGCGGGTCGGTAGCGTCTTTTGATCATTTCTATTTGCCTTCTTTGCATGATGCAGGATTAGTCGCGTCTAATGTTGATGACGTTGAATTCAGTGGCACTGGAAAAGGTGGATTCGTTCTAAATCCCAAAGTGGGGATTCATTCAAACGTTCTAGTGATGGATTTTAAAAGTCTATATCCTACGGTGATTAGAACTTTCTTGATTGATCCGCTTTCGCGTTTTGCTCGCGATCACGAGACTTTGACGACTCCGGTGGGACTTCGCTTTTCTCGCACCAAACATATTTTGCCGGGTAAAATTTCTGAACTTCTAGAAAGAAGGCGTCAGGCCAAAAAAGAAAAAAATGAAAACCTGTCCCAGGCGATTAAAATTTTAATGAATAGCTTTTATGGAGTTATGGGATCCACGGGCTGTCGCTTTTATCATGAAGATCTTCCTAACGGCATCACAGGAAGCGGGCAGTGGATCTTAAAAACCGTTATCGATTTCTTAGAAGAAAAAAAGTTCAGCGTTCTTTATGGGGACACAGACTCTTTATTTGTGCAACTGCCTGCTTACGAAGACTATACGATTCAGGCTAAGCAACTCGTAAATGAAGTGAATGCCTTTTTAAGTGAAAAACTCAAACAAGATTATGCGGTCGAATCCCACCTTGAAATTCAGTACGACAAATTTTTTAAAACTTTGATTCTTACCAGTACTCGCGGCATGGATGAAGGCGCGAAGAAGCGGTATGCCGGACTTGTGGAAAAGAAAGTCGATGGAAAGACAGTCGAAGAAATCATTTTAACCGGCATGGAGTATGTACGCTCTGATTGGTCGCTCCTAGCACGTAATTTTCAGTACGAGCTTGTCCGTCGAGTTTTCTATGGTGAAGACATTCAAGAATATATTGATTCCATTTTAAAAAAGCTTGAAGACCGAGAGTTGAATGATCACCTTGTTCTTAGTAAACGCTTATCAAAACCGTTATCAGAATATGTCAAAAATGTTCCACCCCATGCCCGTGCGGCTAAAATTCTTTTTGAAAAAAAAGGAATTTTGCATCGCAGGCCCCGTTATGTAATGACTTTAAGAGGTCCCATTCCCGTTGAACTTCAACACGACGATATTGATTTTGACTATTACATTTCTCGTCAGTTAGCTCCTATTGCAGATAGTATTCTTGCGCTATTTGGCAAAAGTTTTGAACAAATGCGCGGGAAGCAGCTTTCATTATTCTAATTGCCAGCTCTTCGACATTCTGAAATGATCCCTGCGATGAAGGGGACAGTATGGGGCAAAGGCACTTAACCCACATTCTAATATCTCTTTTAGGTTTCTTTATGGGATCCAGCGTTTTTGCTGCTGACCTGACCGATGTCTTTCATAACTCCTTAAATATCCCATCCCTTAGTAACTCCGAACTTTCAGTTTTAAAAGGCTATGACATTTACTTGGTCCCGGGAATCCTTTCAGAAACTTTTCTAGATGATGATGATAGATCCTCCGTCACTTTTTCGCGATTGACTGGTGAGTACTTCGAAACCCAGCAAAATCTTTTAGAAAAGAAATACGGATTAAGAAGTCAGCGTTTATCTAGCTCGTCTCAGTCAGTGGCTGAAATTAGAACGTCCATTCAAAGAGCTTTAGCAGAATCCAATACGGCTAAAAGGAAAGCCGTATTTATAGCCCATTCATTGGGTGGTTTGGCCCTATTAGAAGAGGTTGTAAGTTTCCCTGCTCATCAAAAAAACGTAGCAGGCATTATCTTTTTGCAAACTCCTTTTAAAGGTTCCCCGGTTGCAGATGTTTATTTTGAAGGTCCGCTGCATTTAGATAAATTGTTAAAGCCGGTGATTCCGTATTTTAATACTTCACCCCAGATCATCCGCTATTTGGGGACGGTCAGTCGCAATAACTTCATGACTGAAAACGCTGGCAGTGTTCAATCGCTATTGCAGAAAGTCCCAATAATCACAGTCGGCGGAGTGGTCAATGACGATCCAAGTTTGTTCTCACCCGCAGTGAGCATCATTGCAAATGGCTGTTTTAAAAAAGTCCTTGGTCAATGTGTCGTGCAAACGTCATTTAAGGGACCTTTTGATCTTAGTGATGGCATGGTTCCATTTCAAAGTTCTAAACTTCAGGGCGCTGACTTCATCAAGCTTGAAGGGGTTGATCACGGTGAGACTGTGGTAAACATCCCATTTGAGACTTATGATAAAGCCGCCGTCACGAAGAGCTTGCTTAGAATCTTGATTTCAAAAATTGCAAACTAACTAGACCTTTGTCTTGAAAGTTGATCTCTCAAATCGCTTATGCTTCAATATAGGTAAAAGCTAGCCTAAAGTACTGGCATCTGAGAATCGACATCAAGAGGTGGTTTATGGGATCAATCGTAGCATTTATTAATCAAAAAGGCGGAGTCGCTAAAACTACGACAGCAATCAATGTTGCTGCACAATGGGCTCACAACGGCAAAAAAGTTTTGCTAGTGGATTTAGACCCACAATCTTCCGCAACTCGTTCGATCTTTGGCGACATGGACTTTGAAAACACTATTTATGACGTTTTGACGGGGGAACTTGCTGCCGAAGAAGCCGTGGTCGCTTCCGAAACATTCGGCTTTGACGTGATTCCTTCAGAAATCATGTTAAGCGGTATTGAAATTATCTTGGCGTCAAAATTTGGACGTGAAAGCATTTTGAAGCGCGGCCTTGCGGAGATTAAAGACAACTACGATATTATCGTGATTGATTGCTCGCCATCCTTGGGTCTTTTGACAGTGAATGCTTTGATTGCATCAAAAGATATCGTGATTCCAATTTGCCCAGAATACTTCTCTTTAAAAGGTATCGAGCTCATCCTAGAAACTTTAAAGAATATCCATCAAGGCTTGGGTCATAAAATTGACGTACGTGGGATTATTATTTCTAAGTACCGCAATCGTAAGATCGTAGAAAAAGTTATTAACGATCTTCGTACTAACTATACAATTCCGGTATTTAGTAACTACATTCCGGATTCAATCGTGGTTGAAGAAGCCCATCACAATCACAAACCAATGCTTCAATATTCGCCGAAAAATCCTGCAGGCCAAGCCTTAGCTAATCTTGCTGTGGAAATGTGGGCGTAAACAATCTGAATCCTTTATTCGTAGACTCTACAAAACCCATTGGTGATAAAGTCGTCACCAATGTGGAATTGTTATCCGTTGTCTTACGCGACGGGGATTCCGTATTTTTTGAAGTCAGCGATGAGTTTGGTTTTCAGCAGCGCTTTCTGCTAAAAGCTATCGAAACTAAAAAGTCTATTAAGTACACAGCCGAAGTGTGGTTGAAGTATCAGTACGAATACCAATATCGTTTCGTGATGATAAACGCTGAAGAAGAGGTCTTTGCTTCCGCTACGCAAAGTGCCCGCGCGGGGCATGTGATTTCTGAAAAGTGGGCTCCGACGTTTAAGCCCGATTCATTGCGCGAAAAGAAAAAGCGTCCCGTGCAGAAAAGTGAACCTAAAGCCCCGCGTGAAGTTAAGACGGCCGTGAAGCCTTTAGGGCAGCCGAACATGTTATCTCAGATCAAGTCTTTGTTAGACGACTTATTGTAGATCGCACCCATCCATTTGACTCGAGAGAGGTCGAAGTGAAAAATCTTGAAAAACAACTGACGGAAAAATTTTTTCGTTATCTAGCAGTCAGTTCGCAAAGTGATGAAAATGTTGCGGAACTGCCAAGTACTCCTGGTCAGCAGAAACTTGCTG
This is a stretch of genomic DNA from Bdellovibrio reynosensis. It encodes these proteins:
- a CDS encoding DUF1552 domain-containing protein; amino-acid sequence: MKYNKMSRRMFLQGAGQMLPIPFLVSLLPRELWAQSTSGAAVKRYIGVSSNFDYGRHSNWFPTMNRPALTLSPGNGDRDVYYAPLSSYLTSSTANLSRVFGNHLNSNINSINIIRGLDLSTRIAHGNGHIFGNFQANDNHEANSSQCSAIRTIDQVLRDSAKFNTSGKDVAVLGNDGRSWRRDSSGNIVRANLVANNLRGTYNYLFNNGSLPETTGTSQTTAAHPRAASMNGIMEDYTRVRNSRQISAGDRTALSNAMDLLSDIQRGLQGTTTQAGGTCSHRSMNNLSSTGIYMMNEAQMTTFANMIVAAIMCDVTRIFMWNGWVNEDLFDTHPSEDFHQGHSHIPFSTVNGQLNWQYMGDVQRSFVRGFIAPLVNGLAGAVDPSNDQSYLYNSLVHFTLEASQVHSPNYQPCMLAGNAGGIIGLSFRLHGSHASKSVVCRFV
- a CDS encoding DNA polymerase II → MQTRIEGFIFTGTSLDLADRQVLKLYGQSNQGSFLVTIDQFQNYFFVEANKPTSIRSLNGHWAEKVSCSSQAILLDKRRKFESEGLRTFEADIKPLDRFLMDNRIFAQVTVEGDGVMKNGLLTFINPNITPGNYYPDYKILSFDIETGRDGRILSLAYCARGKEFDERRTIVLGSGAETPDVKFSKDEKGILLFFQEAMQRIDPDIVTGWNVIGFDLNFIFNKSQQLKTPLVLGRGTRPFNMFKNARGEWFVNLEGRVVVDGPRALKMNFFSFESYSLNNVSKDVLGDSKDIDEDEGINKWDEIERRFREDKMALARYNVKDAVLVLDIFEKTKLIDLLLTRSYISGLLLERVGGSVASFDHFYLPSLHDAGLVASNVDDVEFSGTGKGGFVLNPKVGIHSNVLVMDFKSLYPTVIRTFLIDPLSRFARDHETLTTPVGLRFSRTKHILPGKISELLERRRQAKKEKNENLSQAIKILMNSFYGVMGSTGCRFYHEDLPNGITGSGQWILKTVIDFLEEKKFSVLYGDTDSLFVQLPAYEDYTIQAKQLVNEVNAFLSEKLKQDYAVESHLEIQYDKFFKTLILTSTRGMDEGAKKRYAGLVEKKVDGKTVEEIILTGMEYVRSDWSLLARNFQYELVRRVFYGEDIQEYIDSILKKLEDRELNDHLVLSKRLSKPLSEYVKNVPPHARAAKILFEKKGILHRRPRYVMTLRGPIPVELQHDDIDFDYYISRQLAPIADSILALFGKSFEQMRGKQLSLF
- a CDS encoding lipase family protein, coding for MGQRHLTHILISLLGFFMGSSVFAADLTDVFHNSLNIPSLSNSELSVLKGYDIYLVPGILSETFLDDDDRSSVTFSRLTGEYFETQQNLLEKKYGLRSQRLSSSSQSVAEIRTSIQRALAESNTAKRKAVFIAHSLGGLALLEEVVSFPAHQKNVAGIIFLQTPFKGSPVADVYFEGPLHLDKLLKPVIPYFNTSPQIIRYLGTVSRNNFMTENAGSVQSLLQKVPIITVGGVVNDDPSLFSPAVSIIANGCFKKVLGQCVVQTSFKGPFDLSDGMVPFQSSKLQGADFIKLEGVDHGETVVNIPFETYDKAAVTKSLLRILISKIAN
- a CDS encoding ParA family protein yields the protein MGSIVAFINQKGGVAKTTTAINVAAQWAHNGKKVLLVDLDPQSSATRSIFGDMDFENTIYDVLTGELAAEEAVVASETFGFDVIPSEIMLSGIEIILASKFGRESILKRGLAEIKDNYDIIVIDCSPSLGLLTVNALIASKDIVIPICPEYFSLKGIELILETLKNIHQGLGHKIDVRGIIISKYRNRKIVEKVINDLRTNYTIPVFSNYIPDSIVVEEAHHNHKPMLQYSPKNPAGQALANLAVEMWA